A window of the Roseovarius sp. S88 genome harbors these coding sequences:
- a CDS encoding glutathione S-transferase family protein has product MKIYEFQGFPNPARIRIALAEKGLTDQVEFVSVNVPEGEHQSEAFRAKNPSAAVPVLELEDGSCISECTAITEYLDHLDGSPSLTGETAKDRAVIHMMQRRAESGLLDAVATYFHHATPGLGKEIEGYQCAEWGEHQKQTALEGMRYLDGVLAENPYLAGDDFSVADITAFAGLAFAGFANIDVPEDCANLQAWHARVAARPSIAA; this is encoded by the coding sequence ATGAAGATTTATGAATTCCAAGGTTTCCCCAACCCTGCCCGTATCCGCATCGCTCTGGCTGAAAAAGGCCTGACCGATCAGGTGGAGTTTGTGTCCGTCAACGTTCCAGAAGGCGAACACCAATCTGAAGCGTTCCGCGCCAAGAACCCGTCCGCGGCGGTGCCTGTGCTTGAACTTGAGGATGGCTCTTGCATTTCCGAATGCACCGCCATTACCGAATATCTGGATCATCTTGATGGCAGCCCGTCGCTTACCGGTGAAACTGCCAAGGATCGCGCTGTGATTCATATGATGCAGCGGCGCGCGGAATCCGGTCTACTCGATGCGGTTGCCACCTATTTCCATCATGCCACGCCCGGCCTTGGCAAAGAGATTGAAGGGTATCAATGCGCTGAATGGGGAGAGCATCAGAAGCAAACCGCCCTGGAGGGCATGCGCTATCTCGACGGAGTTCTCGCTGAGAACCCCTATCTCGCAGGTGACGACTTCAGCGTGGCCGACATCACCGCCTTTGCGGGTCTGGCCTTTGCCGGATTTGCCAATATTGACGTACCAGAAGACTGTGCCAATCTGCAGGCATGGCACGCTCGTGTCGCTGCTCGCCCCTCGATCGCGGCATAA
- a CDS encoding winged helix-turn-helix domain-containing protein, with amino-acid sequence MHELTDSASDARRSGNRVVLFGVAAIVGILVVAAILLFVSLPDANAFNAKVERIFVENDELSSDAEIKLLEILALSGTAFSETLTSYRMVIFVLLVFATALLIAALVFLIMLITLNRRMAQIERSGIQVSSLLISREEKTVYLNNMGFKLTDAAMETLAVLAEARMDDDVMTGAEIEAVISGRASADCEEAAGATRIKRLRDTLGNQMISELLVKNIARRGYMLAIDKDVIKVI; translated from the coding sequence TTGCATGAGCTAACCGATTCCGCCTCAGACGCCCGGCGCTCGGGCAACCGAGTTGTTTTGTTCGGGGTCGCCGCGATCGTCGGGATCCTGGTGGTCGCGGCCATTCTGCTATTTGTCTCTTTGCCTGACGCAAACGCGTTCAACGCCAAGGTAGAACGCATCTTTGTGGAAAATGATGAGCTCAGCTCGGACGCCGAAATCAAGCTGCTGGAAATCCTGGCGCTATCCGGCACAGCCTTTTCCGAGACGCTGACCAGCTATCGCATGGTGATCTTCGTGCTGCTGGTCTTTGCCACGGCACTTCTGATAGCGGCCTTGGTGTTTCTCATTATGCTGATCACACTCAACCGCCGCATGGCGCAGATCGAACGATCGGGCATTCAAGTGAGTTCCCTGCTGATCAGCCGCGAAGAGAAGACGGTTTACCTCAACAACATGGGGTTCAAGCTGACTGATGCGGCGATGGAAACGCTCGCCGTTTTGGCCGAAGCGCGCATGGATGATGACGTCATGACCGGGGCAGAAATCGAGGCTGTGATCTCGGGGCGTGCCAGCGCGGATTGTGAAGAGGCCGCAGGTGCCACAAGGATAAAGCGCCTGCGTGACACGCTGGGCAATCAGATGATCAGTGAACTTCTGGTCAAAAACATTGCGCGCCGCGGCTATATGCTTGCCATTGATAAGGATGTCATCAAGGTCATCTGA
- a CDS encoding anti-sigma factor family protein, translated as MTRDPETLSAFLDGELSPPETLEIEKALETDAELRAELESLIAADQAAQDDFAEILNEPVPFELAAAIENAPLATDAPAANLPNKPSSLTWLTAIAACVALIIGGAGGYLAGSTNNTQLAAAPGWLEDIADYHRVYAGQERHLVEVPASEADHIETWLTKTVGAQVRVPDLSQHGLTFQGARLLVAAGKPVSQLMFKDTEGRVVALCLIQTDTPADGFTERSIDGFDMVSWGGQNANFVIVGDEGRGDLEAIAQTAAVEA; from the coding sequence GTGACACGTGACCCCGAAACACTCAGCGCGTTTCTCGACGGTGAATTGTCACCGCCAGAGACACTTGAGATTGAAAAAGCGCTGGAAACGGACGCTGAGCTGCGCGCAGAACTGGAAAGTCTGATTGCTGCGGATCAGGCGGCTCAGGACGATTTTGCCGAAATCCTGAACGAACCGGTTCCGTTTGAACTGGCCGCTGCCATTGAAAATGCTCCGCTCGCCACAGATGCGCCTGCGGCAAACTTGCCCAACAAGCCAAGCTCGCTCACGTGGCTCACCGCGATTGCTGCCTGCGTGGCGTTGATTATTGGTGGGGCTGGTGGATATCTTGCCGGATCCACCAACAACACCCAATTGGCCGCGGCGCCTGGGTGGCTGGAAGATATTGCGGATTATCACCGCGTCTATGCCGGACAGGAACGGCATCTTGTTGAAGTCCCCGCGAGCGAAGCGGACCATATCGAGACATGGTTGACCAAAACCGTTGGCGCGCAAGTCCGCGTTCCGGACTTGTCACAGCACGGCCTGACTTTTCAGGGTGCGCGCTTGCTTGTGGCTGCTGGCAAACCTGTGTCGCAACTGATGTTCAAAGATACCGAAGGGCGCGTTGTGGCCTTATGTCTCATCCAAACAGACACGCCTGCCGATGGTTTCACAGAGCGCAGCATTGATGGTTTCGACATGGTCAGCTGGGGTGGCCAGAACGCGAATTTTGTCATCGTGGGTGACGAAGGCCGTGGTGATCTTGAGGCCATCGCCCAAACCGCCGCTGTTGAAGCTTGA
- a CDS encoding flavin reductase family protein — protein sequence MTAMFRNAPMPHENPDRFIAAMAGAATQVSVVTTDGPSGRFGVTVSAFSSVSAEPPLVLVCINRRSPSVTAIEANGVFCVNLLGDDQTEIANCFAGRPGDVTPYDFSCAEWERAATTAPLLSSALASFDCHIETSYDAGTHRIFIGRVARAISQDAAPLAFSKRTYQALRPL from the coding sequence ATGACAGCCATGTTTCGCAATGCGCCGATGCCACACGAAAACCCCGACAGGTTCATCGCCGCTATGGCCGGCGCCGCCACACAGGTGTCCGTTGTCACAACAGATGGCCCCTCAGGCCGTTTCGGCGTAACAGTCAGTGCGTTTTCCTCGGTCTCGGCTGAGCCGCCTCTGGTTCTCGTTTGCATCAACCGCCGCAGCCCGTCCGTAACAGCGATTGAGGCAAATGGTGTCTTCTGCGTGAACCTGCTGGGCGATGATCAGACCGAAATCGCAAATTGTTTTGCCGGCCGCCCGGGCGACGTGACACCCTACGATTTTTCTTGTGCCGAATGGGAGAGGGCCGCAACCACTGCGCCGCTCTTATCGTCAGCGCTGGCCAGTTTCGATTGTCATATCGAAACAAGTTATGATGCTGGCACACACCGAATTTTCATAGGCCGCGTGGCGCGCGCAATAAGCCAGGATGCCGCTCCACTCGCCTTTTCCAAACGCACCTATCAAGCCCTGCGACCGCTTTGA
- a CDS encoding RidA family protein: MLHKRIRPFNTKETYPEQNLDNDLSQGVVAKGTMVFLRGQVSQDLETRESLHVGDVTKQTAKTMANIQMLLEEAGTTMEAVCRIVVYLTDIRYREEVYQEMGKWLKGVHPCSTGLVVPALARPEWVVEIEVTAVIPD, translated from the coding sequence ATGCTTCACAAACGCATTCGCCCCTTCAACACCAAAGAAACCTATCCTGAACAAAACCTCGACAACGACCTGAGTCAGGGCGTGGTGGCCAAAGGCACCATGGTCTTTCTACGTGGTCAGGTCAGCCAGGATCTGGAAACACGCGAAAGCCTGCATGTTGGTGACGTGACCAAGCAAACCGCCAAAACCATGGCGAACATCCAGATGCTTCTGGAAGAGGCCGGAACCACGATGGAGGCCGTGTGCCGTATCGTGGTCTATCTCACTGACATCCGGTACCGCGAGGAGGTTTATCAGGAGATGGGCAAATGGCTCAAAGGGGTGCACCCCTGTTCCACCGGTCTTGTTGTGCCTGCCCTTGCACGACCCGAATGGGTGGTTGAAATCGAAGTGACCGCTGTGATCCCAGACTGA
- a CDS encoding RNA polymerase sigma factor translates to MSNQQARQIQRHAPCPAPFVNITSAAMFWPVQPVRDVCLAQDLKKDLIAMLPRLRRFARTMTRSVTEADDLVQDACLRALSRSDQWDPSQPLDRWVFRITRNLWISELRKRQVRLGQGHVPADETNELVTRDTGEESVVASQLKGRIAALPQDLSAVLLLVSVEGYSYAETSELLSIPLGTVMSRVHRARKLLAQELAQTEGADQ, encoded by the coding sequence ATGTCGAACCAGCAAGCACGCCAAATTCAAAGACACGCCCCGTGTCCGGCGCCGTTTGTGAACATCACTTCGGCGGCCATGTTCTGGCCTGTGCAACCGGTTCGGGACGTCTGTTTGGCACAAGATCTGAAAAAAGACCTGATTGCGATGCTGCCGCGCCTGCGTCGGTTTGCCCGGACGATGACGCGTTCTGTCACTGAGGCCGACGATCTGGTGCAAGACGCCTGCCTGCGCGCCCTGAGCCGGTCGGATCAGTGGGACCCTAGCCAGCCTTTGGATCGTTGGGTGTTTCGGATCACGCGAAATCTGTGGATCAGCGAGCTGCGCAAACGTCAGGTCCGGTTGGGTCAGGGCCACGTGCCCGCAGACGAAACAAATGAGCTGGTCACGCGAGACACCGGTGAAGAGTCGGTTGTCGCCAGTCAACTCAAAGGGCGGATCGCTGCCCTGCCGCAAGATTTGTCGGCGGTGTTGCTTTTGGTGTCAGTCGAAGGGTACAGCTATGCCGAAACTTCCGAGCTTCTGAGCATTCCTCTTGGCACAGTGATGAGCCGCGTTCACCGCGCGCGCAAGCTTTTGGCCCAAGAGCTTGCACAAACAGAGGGAGCGGATCAGTGA
- a CDS encoding DUF1028 domain-containing protein yields the protein MTFSIAGHCQRTGQFGVAITTSSISVGSRCPHARAGVGAVATQNITDPHLATLVLDALEAGHSASEAIASVVQGRDNIDYRQLTAIDAKGTTAHFTGAHILGTNAISEDTHCVAAGNLLSSTAVAKAITDGFMADPSAHLAERLLSGIENGLAAGGEEGSVHSAALIVADKMPFYLVDLRVDWEGDGPIKKLRSLWQAYEPQMNDYLNRAIDPSAAPSYGVAGDP from the coding sequence ATGACCTTTTCCATCGCAGGACATTGCCAGCGCACCGGGCAATTTGGCGTCGCCATTACGACCTCGTCCATCTCGGTCGGCTCCCGCTGCCCGCACGCCCGCGCCGGTGTTGGGGCTGTGGCCACGCAGAACATCACCGACCCGCATCTGGCGACATTGGTGTTAGACGCATTGGAGGCTGGGCACTCCGCAAGCGAGGCCATCGCAAGCGTCGTGCAAGGTCGGGACAATATCGACTACCGCCAACTGACCGCGATAGATGCCAAGGGCACAACCGCGCATTTCACTGGCGCGCATATTCTGGGAACCAACGCGATCAGCGAAGACACCCACTGTGTCGCGGCGGGCAATCTTTTGTCATCCACCGCAGTGGCAAAGGCCATCACAGATGGATTCATGGCAGATCCATCTGCCCATTTGGCCGAACGTCTGCTCAGCGGCATTGAAAACGGGCTGGCCGCAGGCGGAGAAGAAGGCTCGGTTCATTCCGCAGCTCTTATCGTAGCGGACAAAATGCCCTTCTACCTGGTCGATCTGCGCGTGGATTGGGAAGGCGATGGACCGATCAAGAAACTTCGTAGCCTGTGGCAAGCATATGAGCCACAGATGAACGATTACCTTAACAGAGCGATCGACCCGTCAGCCGCCCCCAGCTACGGCGTCGCCGGCGATCCGTGA
- a CDS encoding TetR/AcrR family transcriptional regulator, with protein sequence MAETRDQILDLAERAIRLRGYHAVSFRDIADEMGIKSASIHYHFRHKEDLGAAMVERYAKRVHDFVGDAGVLNWSDAVARFGAVYKRALHDEDLQCLCGMLAAESAGLPDPVAAKVAAFFKANLSWLKASMPDSVENQDLLAQRVQAEIQGAMTLSVSLGRSEILYETVARLTAAAQSEFA encoded by the coding sequence ATGGCTGAGACCCGCGACCAAATCCTTGATCTTGCCGAGCGCGCCATTCGCCTGCGTGGCTACCATGCCGTGAGCTTTCGCGACATTGCCGATGAAATGGGCATCAAGTCGGCCAGCATTCACTATCATTTCCGCCACAAGGAAGACCTTGGTGCGGCCATGGTGGAACGCTATGCCAAGCGGGTGCATGACTTTGTCGGTGACGCTGGTGTTTTGAATTGGTCAGATGCTGTGGCGCGGTTTGGCGCAGTCTACAAACGCGCGCTGCATGACGAAGACCTGCAGTGCTTGTGCGGGATGCTGGCCGCCGAAAGTGCAGGACTGCCTGATCCCGTGGCGGCGAAAGTGGCGGCATTTTTCAAGGCAAATCTGTCCTGGCTAAAGGCCTCGATGCCGGACAGCGTTGAAAATCAAGACCTTCTAGCCCAGCGCGTGCAAGCGGAAATCCAAGGCGCCATGACCCTTTCGGTCAGCCTTGGGCGATCCGAAATTCTGTATGAGACCGTGGCGCGATTGACGGCGGCGGCACAATCAGAATTTGCATGA
- a CDS encoding LysR family transcriptional regulator, whose protein sequence is MHRFTLRQLEYLLTCIDMRSVAGAAEKLSVSQPTISVAITKLEEQLGVQLLLRHPSRGVTPTAAANKILNLARSLLAHAADLERQTMETGSHLEGELRLGSFSTLAPAVLPGLIQSLSQQHPGIQLHLREGTQDHMVAALQTGQLDLALLYDINLPEDIHKTPLATRAPYAVLGMNDPLAQNEQVSLADLAKAPLILLDVPPSREYFLGLFRNAGLEPRIAYSTPSIEMVRGMVGCGLGYSLLVTRPKGDTTYDGHNLAIRPLKEDVEHSAMVLARLATLRPTRLMARFEQIALQVIQ, encoded by the coding sequence ATGCATCGCTTTACACTGCGACAGTTGGAATACCTGCTGACCTGCATTGACATGCGGTCTGTGGCAGGTGCCGCCGAAAAGCTCAGCGTGTCGCAGCCCACAATTTCCGTGGCCATAACCAAACTTGAAGAACAGCTTGGAGTGCAACTTCTTTTGCGTCATCCATCGCGCGGGGTGACGCCAACGGCTGCGGCAAACAAGATCTTGAATTTAGCCCGAAGCCTTCTCGCGCATGCCGCTGATCTTGAGCGGCAGACGATGGAGACTGGAAGCCACCTGGAAGGCGAGTTGCGATTGGGAAGCTTCAGCACACTGGCCCCGGCCGTCTTGCCGGGGTTGATCCAATCGTTGAGCCAGCAACACCCCGGGATTCAGTTGCATCTTCGCGAGGGGACACAGGATCATATGGTGGCTGCATTGCAAACCGGTCAGCTGGACCTCGCGCTGCTCTATGACATCAATTTACCAGAAGATATTCACAAGACTCCGCTTGCCACGCGTGCGCCCTACGCTGTCTTGGGGATGAATGACCCACTTGCCCAAAACGAGCAGGTCTCCCTTGCCGATCTGGCGAAGGCCCCTTTGATCCTTTTGGACGTCCCGCCCAGCCGAGAGTATTTTTTGGGCCTGTTCCGCAACGCAGGCTTGGAGCCAAGGATTGCCTACAGCACACCGTCCATCGAAATGGTGCGTGGCATGGTGGGATGCGGATTGGGCTATTCTTTGCTGGTTACACGACCCAAAGGCGACACCACATATGATGGGCACAACCTCGCCATTCGACCTTTGAAGGAAGATGTCGAACACAGCGCAATGGTTCTGGCGCGCCTTGCCACGTTGCGGCCCACCCGGCTTATGGCGCGCTTTGAACAGATCGCTTTGCAGGTCATTCAGTAA
- a CDS encoding ribonuclease HII: MSAPDFSFETQAMLDGHITIAGVDEVGRGPLAGPVTAAAVILDPKHIPEGLNDSKKLTAKRRDTLSKEIFRVAEVCVAHASVEEIDEINILRAAHLAMERAVVGLGRHPCLALVDGNMIPKDLSCPGQPIIKGDGKSLSIAAASIVAKTTRDAIMWDLAQQFPGYGWETNAGYGSKSHMSALQKLGPTPHHRRSFKPVHNILYQAKNIND; this comes from the coding sequence ATGTCTGCTCCCGATTTTTCATTTGAAACCCAAGCCATGTTGGACGGTCATATCACCATCGCCGGTGTCGATGAGGTGGGACGTGGGCCGTTGGCCGGGCCAGTGACAGCCGCAGCCGTTATATTGGACCCAAAGCACATTCCCGAAGGTCTCAATGACTCGAAAAAGCTTACGGCCAAACGTCGGGATACCTTGAGCAAAGAGATTTTCCGGGTCGCCGAAGTGTGCGTGGCCCATGCCAGTGTTGAAGAAATTGACGAGATCAACATTCTGCGCGCCGCACATCTTGCGATGGAGCGGGCCGTTGTCGGGCTTGGTCGGCACCCCTGCCTTGCTTTGGTCGATGGTAACATGATCCCAAAAGATCTAAGTTGCCCAGGGCAGCCCATCATCAAGGGCGACGGCAAATCACTTTCCATCGCAGCAGCATCTATCGTGGCCAAAACCACCCGCGACGCGATCATGTGGGATTTGGCGCAACAGTTTCCCGGCTACGGCTGGGAGACAAATGCAGGCTATGGATCAAAAAGCCACATGTCTGCGCTCCAAAAACTCGGCCCAACCCCACATCATAGGCGTTCGTTCAAGCCGGTGCACAATATATTGTATCAAGCAAAAAACATAAACGACTGA
- a CDS encoding aromatic ring-hydroxylating oxygenase subunit alpha, with amino-acid sequence MTASLLLEQLALTANGPLERAMSADPRLYRDEAVAERETDAIFRQDWLCPGLAAEIPNPGDYITFSIAGDPIFTIRDKAGEIKTFSNVCRHRMMQLLEGKGCTSRVVCPYHAWTYDLSGQLIGAGHMERTEGFDKKSICLPEIRTEIWNGWIYVTLNPDAPSVADSLAPLHDVVERYGMEHYVPVVHEEHVWNTNWKLLTENFMEGYHLPVAHKATVGAWFPVEKTVFPDDVHDAFTYQTFQKVGNATYGHAHPNNERLEGDWRITSVLPTVFPTHMYVLAPDHLWYLSLRPKGVGQVDVRFGVAIAPEVDADLGYADERQAWIDDLVTFFEHVNTEDRQVVEGIFAGSAASQAAPGPLSWLEREIHDFQKYLSRRLGDGT; translated from the coding sequence ATGACCGCCTCCCTTCTCCTCGAGCAACTCGCGCTCACAGCCAACGGGCCTCTTGAACGCGCGATGAGCGCCGATCCGAGGCTCTATCGTGACGAGGCGGTTGCAGAGCGGGAAACGGACGCGATATTCCGGCAGGACTGGCTATGCCCCGGCTTGGCCGCAGAAATCCCCAATCCGGGCGACTACATCACTTTCAGCATCGCAGGCGACCCGATCTTCACGATCCGTGACAAGGCGGGTGAGATAAAGACCTTTTCGAATGTGTGTCGCCACCGAATGATGCAGCTTTTGGAGGGCAAGGGATGCACCAGTCGCGTGGTCTGCCCCTATCACGCCTGGACCTATGATCTCTCCGGGCAGTTGATCGGCGCTGGCCATATGGAGCGCACGGAAGGCTTCGACAAAAAATCCATCTGCCTGCCAGAAATCCGCACCGAAATCTGGAATGGCTGGATTTATGTTACGCTCAACCCCGATGCGCCGTCAGTCGCGGATAGCCTTGCGCCCCTGCACGACGTGGTCGAGCGATACGGCATGGAGCACTATGTGCCCGTGGTCCATGAAGAGCATGTCTGGAACACGAACTGGAAACTTTTGACCGAAAACTTCATGGAAGGTTACCATTTGCCCGTGGCCCACAAGGCCACTGTTGGAGCATGGTTTCCAGTTGAAAAAACGGTCTTCCCCGACGATGTGCACGACGCGTTCACCTACCAGACATTCCAAAAGGTCGGCAACGCGACCTACGGGCATGCGCATCCCAATAATGAGCGTTTGGAAGGTGACTGGCGCATCACATCCGTTCTGCCAACCGTGTTTCCAACGCATATGTATGTGCTTGCCCCGGATCACCTTTGGTATCTCAGCCTGCGCCCCAAAGGTGTTGGACAAGTCGATGTCCGTTTTGGCGTGGCCATCGCGCCCGAAGTGGATGCGGACCTTGGATATGCGGATGAGCGCCAAGCCTGGATCGACGATCTTGTTACCTTCTTTGAACATGTGAACACCGAAGATCGTCAGGTTGTCGAAGGCATCTTCGCCGGATCAGCCGCCTCACAAGCCGCCCCAGGCCCGCTGAGCTGGCTGGAACGCGAAATCCACGACTTTCAGAAATACCTCTCGCGCCGGTTGGGCGACGGGACCTGA
- a CDS encoding 4-hydroxyphenylacetate 3-hydroxylase family protein — translation MIRTGNDYRDSLNDGREIWIGGERVDDPCNHPQFKPVIDIRARIYDMQHDPKTQDAMTYEEQGERFAIGLRLPYEKQDWQDKRDAVDLVMNDIGGVVTRMGDETIGEMWSLWDGKDILNEIDPRFATNIERHIHQCIKDDPFHVSANTDPKGDRSKAPQDQDPDMLVHVVKETDAGIFIRGAKYETAAAYSNQAFLKPTIANWGNDKLSDYALGCIVKMNAPGVKHICRTGFAGRAGSNDYPLSNRVDEIDTLMILDDVLIPWEDVLFYQHTRAAAFIRTTLHRYSAFPFVQRTLSYADLIIGAALWNVKQTGLDKQQAVQEKLSELAVWREGIDAFLTASIATAEKSPNGLLMPNQSMLMSGRVHALTNLPRMMHIARELCGGQICVTPDAATFAAADTKPWMDKFYSINDDWLADDRRRLLSLARDLLNSDYAGHRLTFQLFAQSPPFAQLAAVYRNFDWQGPLEFAHKAAELSDNVWGKGTRH, via the coding sequence ATGATCCGTACTGGAAACGACTACCGCGACTCCCTCAATGATGGCCGTGAAATCTGGATCGGTGGAGAGCGCGTCGATGACCCCTGCAATCACCCGCAGTTCAAGCCGGTGATCGATATCCGTGCGCGCATCTACGACATGCAGCACGACCCCAAGACCCAGGACGCGATGACTTATGAAGAGCAAGGTGAACGGTTCGCCATAGGCCTGCGTCTTCCGTATGAAAAACAGGACTGGCAAGACAAACGCGACGCCGTTGATCTGGTGATGAACGACATCGGCGGTGTGGTCACACGTATGGGCGACGAGACCATTGGTGAGATGTGGTCACTTTGGGACGGCAAAGACATCCTGAACGAGATTGATCCGCGTTTTGCCACCAACATCGAACGGCACATCCATCAATGCATCAAGGATGATCCGTTCCACGTCTCGGCCAACACTGACCCCAAAGGCGACCGCTCCAAGGCGCCGCAGGATCAGGACCCGGATATGCTGGTGCATGTGGTCAAGGAAACCGATGCCGGGATCTTCATTCGTGGCGCGAAGTATGAAACCGCGGCGGCCTATTCCAATCAGGCCTTCCTGAAACCCACGATTGCGAACTGGGGCAATGACAAACTCAGCGACTACGCGCTTGGCTGCATCGTCAAAATGAACGCACCGGGAGTGAAGCATATCTGCCGGACCGGATTTGCCGGTCGCGCAGGGTCGAACGACTATCCTCTGTCCAACCGCGTAGACGAAATCGACACGCTGATGATCCTCGACGACGTACTGATCCCCTGGGAGGATGTTCTGTTCTACCAGCATACCCGCGCCGCCGCCTTCATCCGCACCACCCTGCACCGGTATTCCGCCTTCCCGTTTGTGCAGCGCACGCTGAGCTACGCCGACCTCATCATCGGTGCGGCGCTATGGAACGTGAAACAGACCGGGCTCGACAAACAGCAAGCCGTGCAAGAGAAGCTGAGCGAACTGGCCGTCTGGCGCGAAGGCATTGACGCCTTCCTGACAGCCTCGATTGCCACGGCTGAGAAAAGCCCCAATGGCCTGTTGATGCCCAACCAGTCCATGCTGATGTCCGGTCGGGTGCATGCCCTGACCAACCTGCCACGCATGATGCATATCGCACGCGAACTCTGCGGCGGGCAGATTTGCGTCACACCCGACGCCGCAACGTTTGCCGCGGCGGACACCAAGCCGTGGATGGACAAGTTCTATTCGATCAATGACGACTGGTTGGCTGACGACCGCCGCCGCCTTCTTAGCCTTGCGCGAGACCTGCTGAATTCGGACTATGCCGGCCATCGCCTGACGTTCCAGCTCTTTGCGCAGTCGCCACCCTTTGCCCAACTGGCCGCCGTCTATCGCAATTTTGACTGGCAAGGCCCGCTGGAATTTGCGCACAAAGCGGCAGAACTGTCAGATAACGTCTGGGGCAAAGGCACCCGGCACTAG
- a CDS encoding site-specific DNA-methyltransferase — protein sequence MTKTKTKKGATALPLNTILNGDCVDAMNALPAESVDLIFADPPYNLQLRGDLHRPDNSQVDAVDDAWDQFASFDAYDLFTRDWLKAAQRLLKPNGAIWVIGSYHNVFRVGAAMQDAGFWILNDVVWRKSNPMPNFRGKRLTNAHETLIWASKGEGAKYTFNYEALKALNEGVQMRSDWVLPICTGHERLKDDKGDKAHPTQKPESLLHRVLLGTTNPGDVVLDPFFGTGTTGAVAKMLGRDFIGIEREVAYREVAEKRLAKVRKFDREALQVTASKRAEPRVPFGQLIERGMLRPGEELFSMNKRFKAKVRADGTLVGGDHRGSIHQVGAALEGAPSCNGWTYWCIKRDGKPISIDVFRQQIRAEMAERPN from the coding sequence ATGACGAAGACCAAGACCAAAAAGGGCGCGACTGCGCTTCCTTTGAACACGATTCTGAATGGGGATTGCGTGGACGCGATGAACGCGCTCCCGGCGGAGTCTGTCGACCTGATTTTTGCCGATCCCCCTTATAACCTGCAACTGCGTGGCGATTTGCACCGCCCCGACAACAGTCAGGTCGATGCTGTGGATGATGCCTGGGACCAGTTTGCATCCTTTGATGCCTATGACCTTTTTACCCGCGACTGGCTCAAAGCCGCACAACGCCTGCTCAAACCCAACGGCGCGATTTGGGTCATCGGATCATATCATAACGTCTTCCGCGTTGGCGCGGCGATGCAGGATGCGGGGTTCTGGATTCTCAACGATGTGGTATGGAGAAAGTCCAACCCGATGCCCAATTTTCGAGGCAAGCGGTTGACTAATGCGCACGAGACCTTGATCTGGGCCAGCAAGGGCGAGGGCGCCAAATACACCTTCAACTATGAGGCCCTGAAAGCGCTCAATGAAGGCGTGCAGATGCGCAGCGACTGGGTCCTGCCGATCTGCACCGGGCATGAGCGGTTGAAGGACGACAAGGGCGACAAGGCCCATCCGACGCAAAAACCCGAGAGCCTCTTGCACCGCGTGCTTTTGGGCACAACCAATCCGGGCGATGTGGTTCTGGATCCTTTCTTTGGCACGGGTACAACCGGTGCCGTGGCCAAGATGCTGGGACGTGACTTTATCGGCATCGAACGCGAGGTGGCATATCGCGAAGTGGCTGAGAAACGTCTGGCAAAAGTGCGCAAGTTTGATCGCGAAGCGCTGCAAGTCACTGCCAGCAAACGTGCCGAACCGCGCGTGCCGTTCGGGCAGTTGATCGAGCGCGGCATGTTGCGCCCGGGCGAAGAGCTTTTCTCCATGAACAAACGGTTTAAGGCCAAAGTGCGCGCCGATGGCACACTTGTAGGGGGCGATCACCGTGGCTCCATCCACCAAGTTGGTGCAGCTCTGGAAGGCGCACCAAGTTGTAATGGCTGGACCTACTGGTGCATCAAGCGCGACGGCAAACCGATTTCGATCGACGTCTTCCGCCAGCAAATCCGCGCGGAAATGGCTGAGCGTCCGAACTGA